A genome region from Bacteroides stercoris ATCC 43183 includes the following:
- the rlmB gene encoding 23S rRNA (guanosine(2251)-2'-O)-methyltransferase RlmB, with protein sequence MIDKSEMIFGVRAVIEAVQAGKDIDKILVKKDIQSDLSKELFAALKGTLIPVQRVPVERINRITRKNHQGVIAFVSAVTYQKTEDLVPFLFEEGKNPLFVMLDGITDVRNFGAIARTCECAAVDAVIIPAKNSVTVNADAVKTSAGALHTLPVCREQNLKDTLQFLKSSGFHIVAATEKGDYDYTKADYTGPMCIIMGAEDKGVSYDNLALCDEWVKIPMLGTIESLNVSVAAGILIYEAVKQRTN encoded by the coding sequence ATGATAGATAAAAGTGAAATGATTTTCGGCGTTCGTGCCGTGATAGAAGCTGTTCAGGCAGGTAAGGACATTGACAAGATATTGGTGAAGAAAGATATCCAGAGCGACTTGTCCAAAGAATTGTTTGCCGCTCTAAAGGGAACTTTGATTCCCGTACAACGTGTGCCGGTAGAGCGTATCAACCGCATTACTCGTAAGAACCATCAGGGGGTGATAGCATTTGTCTCCGCCGTAACCTATCAGAAAACGGAAGACCTTGTGCCGTTCCTTTTTGAGGAAGGCAAGAATCCGTTGTTTGTGATGCTGGACGGCATAACGGATGTGCGTAATTTCGGAGCGATAGCCCGTACTTGCGAGTGTGCGGCGGTGGATGCCGTTATTATTCCCGCCAAGAACAGTGTAACGGTGAATGCCGATGCGGTAAAGACTTCGGCAGGTGCGTTGCATACCTTGCCCGTATGCCGCGAACAGAACCTGAAAGATACCCTGCAGTTTCTTAAAAGCAGCGGTTTCCATATAGTGGCTGCTACGGAAAAGGGTGATTACGATTACACAAAAGCCGATTACACAGGTCCTATGTGTATCATCATGGGTGCCGAGGACAAGGGGGTTTCTTACGATAACCTTGCACTTTGCGACGAATGGGTAAAGATTCCGATGCTGGGTACGATTGAGTCTCTTAACGTATCCGTTGCGGCGGGTATCCTGATTTATGAAGCTGTGAAACAAAGAACGAACTGA
- a CDS encoding tetratricopeptide repeat protein, translated as MKKKIFLLSALCLLEVQWSMAQAPKWVDKAKRAVFSVITYGENDKILNTGNGFFVTEDGVALSDCSLFEGAQRAVVVNSEGVQMPVVSIMGANDMYDVIKFRVGISTKKVPALHPATAAPAVGANVYILPYSTQKDRSYTAGQVKAADEFSGKYHYYTLNLRLKDKMVSCPVMTEEGQVFALAQKSSGADTATICYAVDADFAMEQNVSAFSFSDMTLKNIGIKKALPDTEEQALVFLFMASSQVTPEKYEELLDDFIAEYPNSADGYVRRATNRIYRSKDDASMDKVVADMDKALSVAQKKDDVYYNRAKLIYNYMLGNPEKPYKDWSYDKAVDEIRKAIAVQELPVYVQTEGDILFAKQDYAAALACYEKVNRSDIASAATFFSAAKTKELMKAPAEEVLALMDSCVVRFTEPYTEEAAPYLLERAQARMNANQARAAMLDYDAYYKAVNGKVNDVFYYYREQAALKAKQFQRALNDMEKAIELSPKDLTYRAELAVVNIRVGRNEEALKVLQDALAIDSKYAEAYRLMGIAQLQMKKKQEACQSFVKAKELGDPNVDGLIEKHCK; from the coding sequence ATGAAAAAGAAGATTTTCCTGCTTTCCGCTCTATGCCTTTTGGAGGTACAGTGGAGCATGGCACAAGCTCCCAAATGGGTGGATAAAGCCAAACGTGCCGTATTCTCGGTGATTACTTATGGCGAGAATGATAAGATTTTGAATACCGGAAACGGTTTCTTCGTGACGGAAGACGGTGTGGCCTTGTCCGATTGTTCTTTGTTCGAAGGAGCGCAACGGGCGGTGGTCGTGAATTCGGAAGGCGTACAGATGCCGGTAGTTTCTATTATGGGTGCGAATGACATGTACGATGTCATTAAATTCCGTGTAGGTATATCCACCAAAAAAGTCCCGGCATTGCATCCGGCAACCGCGGCTCCGGCTGTGGGCGCCAATGTGTATATCCTGCCTTATTCCACACAGAAAGACCGTTCCTATACTGCCGGACAAGTGAAAGCTGCGGATGAATTCTCCGGAAAGTATCACTACTATACGCTCAATCTGCGCCTGAAGGACAAGATGGTGAGCTGTCCCGTGATGACCGAAGAAGGACAGGTCTTTGCGCTTGCACAGAAGTCATCCGGCGCCGATACCGCTACAATATGTTATGCGGTAGATGCCGATTTTGCCATGGAACAGAATGTTTCTGCATTTTCTTTCAGCGATATGACTTTAAAGAATATCGGGATTAAGAAAGCACTGCCCGATACGGAAGAACAGGCGCTGGTGTTTCTCTTCATGGCTTCCTCACAGGTTACTCCGGAGAAGTATGAAGAACTGTTGGACGATTTCATCGCTGAATATCCGAACAGTGCGGACGGCTATGTGCGCCGTGCCACCAACCGGATATACCGCTCCAAGGATGATGCCTCGATGGATAAGGTCGTGGCGGATATGGATAAAGCCCTGAGTGTGGCTCAAAAGAAAGACGACGTATATTACAACCGTGCCAAACTAATATACAATTATATGCTGGGTAATCCGGAAAAGCCCTATAAGGACTGGTCTTACGATAAGGCTGTGGATGAAATAAGAAAAGCGATTGCCGTTCAGGAGCTTCCGGTGTATGTACAGACCGAAGGGGATATTTTGTTTGCAAAGCAGGATTATGCGGCAGCTTTGGCATGCTACGAAAAGGTTAATCGGTCCGATATAGCGTCGGCAGCAACGTTTTTCAGTGCAGCCAAGACAAAGGAACTGATGAAAGCGCCGGCAGAAGAAGTGCTGGCACTTATGGATAGTTGCGTGGTACGTTTCACCGAACCATACACGGAAGAAGCCGCCCCTTACTTGTTGGAACGTGCCCAAGCCCGCATGAACGCGAATCAGGCGCGTGCCGCCATGCTTGATTACGATGCTTATTATAAAGCGGTAAACGGCAAGGTGAATGATGTGTTCTATTATTATCGTGAGCAGGCTGCCTTGAAGGCCAAACAGTTCCAGCGTGCACTGAATGATATGGAGAAGGCTATTGAGCTGAGTCCGAAAGACCTGACCTACCGTGCAGAGCTTGCCGTGGTCAATATCCGTGTAGGGCGTAATGAAGAAGCCTTGAAAGTGTTGCAGGATGCTTTGGCTATTGATTCTAAATATGCCGAAGCCTATCGGCTTATGGGAATTGCACAGTTGCAGATGAAAAAGAAGCAGGAAGCGTGCCAAAGTTTTGTCAAGGCAAAGGAATTGGGCGACCCGAACGTGGACGGACTGATTGAAAAGCATTGTAAATAA
- a CDS encoding RidA family protein: MKKVICSQKAPGAIGPYSQAIEANGMVFVSGQLPINATTGVMAEGAEAQARQSLENVKHILEEAGLSMANIVKTTVFLADMSLFADMNKVYATYFEGDFPARSAVAVKALPKDALVEIECIAVR; the protein is encoded by the coding sequence ATGAAAAAAGTGATTTGTAGTCAAAAAGCTCCGGGGGCAATCGGCCCTTACAGTCAGGCTATTGAAGCAAACGGAATGGTGTTCGTATCGGGTCAGTTGCCTATCAATGCTACTACCGGAGTAATGGCGGAAGGCGCGGAAGCCCAAGCCCGCCAGTCGTTGGAGAATGTAAAGCACATTCTGGAAGAGGCAGGATTGAGCATGGCGAATATCGTGAAGACTACCGTTTTCCTGGCGGATATGTCTTTGTTTGCCGACATGAATAAGGTATATGCCACTTACTTTGAGGGAGACTTTCCCGCGCGTTCGGCTGTTGCCGTAAAGGCGCTTCCGAAAGACGCCTTAGTGGAAATTGAGTGCATCGCGGTTCGCTAA